ATCTCCAACAGCACCATCCCGTAGCTGTAAACATCACTTTTCTCTGATATAGCGTAGTTTGTTATCCACTCCGGCGCAAGATAGCCCCTCGTGCCCCTCAGTGTTGTGAAAACATGGCTTTGTTCTCGATTCATGAGCTTCGCCAGTCCAAAATCCGAAACCTTTGCCATGAAGTGTTCGTCCAGAAGAACATTTTCTGGTTTGATGTCACAATGAACAATCTTCGAGTCACAATCTTCGTGCAGATAAGCAAGTCCTTTTGCTGTTCCCAGAGCTATATTGAACCTAGTATCCCAATCCAACAGAAACTCAcctttgtttttcttgaatatCCATTTATCCAATGAGCCATTGGGCATGTACTCGTAAGCAAGCAGCCTGTGAGATCCATCAGCACAGAATCCCTTTAGCCTAACCAAATGGAGGTGATGAATGCTGCCAATGATGCTAACTTCGGCCCTGAACTCTTTCTTTCCTTGTCCAATACTTTCCAATTTCTTCACTGCTATTTGTGTTCCATCTGCTACAACTCCCTTATACACTGACCCAAAACCCCCTTGCCCAAGCTTCACAGAAAAGTTATTGGTGGCAGTTTCAAGGTCCTTGTAGCTGTAACGGATTGGCATACCGGTTAAATTTTCCAAGAAATTGGCCTCTTCTGAGCCATCTGAAGGAGACTCGGGCACCCTTTGCTTTCTTCTTTGGTATCTAACTCCCCAAAAGACAAGACCACAAATGACAAAAAAGGTTACTAAGACAATTATCACAACAACTACGGTGTGCTTATTGCCACTTCCACCGCCCCCAGAACCCGAGCCAGAACCTCCTTCACTCGAGACCTTGATATAAGAAACATAACCAGGATCAGAAGCAGGTTTCTGAAAGCTTCCTACACTGTCCAACAAGAAACAATTCCCCGAACTTCTCTGGAAAAACATAGCAAGGCAAGAACAGTTTCCACGGCAAGATGTTTGGCAACCAGCCAGATCGGTTTTGGAAAACGGTTGAAGGAAACCAAGCGCAAAGTAATCGAGTCCATCATCAGCTTTAACCAACCGAATGGATTTTCCTGAGTCGCCACCACAAGGAGAGTCAAAACCAGGTTTGCAACTGGGAATAACAGAAGGGCAGCTACACCTCTTGCTACCCGTGCATATGGAATATGCATCACAAGGTTCTGGAGTACCGCAAGAATCTTCAGGAATTGTTTCAGAAGCAGCATTTGACCCTCCACTGCCGAGGGTGGAGAAGGTGATGAAGCCATCACTCCCCAAAACAGCAATCCAAGTCGAATTTGAGTCTTGACCTGAAGAGAAAATGAATTGCGACAACAGCGATTTTCCCTTGTCATAGAACTTCCATGAGTTTCCACTGATGCTTGCTGAAGCCACTTCATCGCCGTCCTGGTTGATGGTTCTGCGGCTGTCCGTCTGCATAGTCCAATAAGGCTGCGGAGTTTGAAAACTTGCGGAGAGAACAACAATACCAGACTTGATCTCAAGAATATGGGTCAAGTGGTTCGTGCTAGGATTACTGACGAGTTTCATTCCCTCTGTGAATTCCTGAGTTGGCAGCAAAGTATCTGTTGGATGGCCGAAACTTTGCCAAATCACTGTACTATTATCACTCCCAAGCAAAACCAAATTCCCAGTGTCACTCAATTCCATTGAAGAAACCCCTTTGCCGCTTGTGTTCGTGGACCAGACCACGGTTCCATCTTTCTGCAAGAAGGCGTTGCCCTTGTCATCAAAAACAAAGTTGTCGGAATTAGCAACTGGAACTGCTCTATTAGCACTCCAAACGACCCGGGAAGCTCTCACGTGGATGATTGAGAGTAGAAACAAGGTGGTGTCATTCGCTGTGGTGACAAAGCCAAAGGAAAATCGTCCATCGTTTGATACGAGGAATTGGCCATTTCTGTCAATCCAATTCATTTGGGAACCCTTTATCCCCCCGGCTGAGATCCTTCCAGTATATTGATTCGCAGCTAAACAAACTTTGCACAAAAGGAAAAGGGTGCCCACAATATGCAAGAAAGACCAATCTTTTCCCATGTTCACCCAACAGCGAATGGAAATCAAACGAACAGgtaagaaataaaattcatcTGAAAGAAAATGCGAAAGAAAACAATCTAACCGTAGCAATACGAGCCCAACAACCCAGAATAGAATAAGAAGTAAAGAGAAGATCTTTCTAGCGGTTTTATCTTTAATTCAATGCTTCGTCAGGGTCATCCAAGataaggagaaagaagaaaggtgaGAAGATGAACACCGCAAAAGGGGTAAGAAGAATAGAGGATTGaccaaacaagaaaaataaaagatgaaatttaATACAATGAATAGTGATTTAACACGTGAGAAAACGGAGTGTGAGCATTGAGTAAAAGGGTGATTGAAAAGGAAGTGTGGAACGGAAGGGTGGATACGGCACGGCGGGTTTGTGGTTATGGAGGAgcagagaaagaagagaagagagtaGAAGAAAAAGTCAACAATGACAACTGGAGAAAGTAGTCATGGTCTGACCATGAGTCTATCTGGCACGTGAAAAGAGATAGATAAATAGACAGAAAGATGAGGTTGCAACGATGGGATAGAAGCAGAACAACTGTGACTTGTTAAGGACATAGCAGTGAATGAACGAAGGTGttgttgtgtgtgtttgtataTTTGTATATAGCAGTTTGGTGGATGGATGGAATGGTTTCAGACTCTGGATCTCACTTTGGTTGCCTCTGTACTTTACAGCTAATTCTGGTTTTGGACGTCAAAAGCATTTAAGGAAGGTGTCTTCttcctttttaaattcatttttcttccattcatGGATTTACCCATGATTCCATAACAATCACTaataaccaaataaataaataaacctatTTCTAACTCTAAATTTAAAGgcattaactttttattaataatttttttttctttggccaaAATAACTCTTGTTTCatagaatattataaaattaaaaattaaaaatgatgtgCTTTGatattttcctttcaatttttttttcatggttaAGAGGATAATTATTAAtagtttataaatgaaaaaaatattattaaaaatatagtcatctcgtaagtttcattatttatttgtttacttaggtatgtaattaataaaaaactaattaaatttttaatttttaaccgACTAACAGTATAATGTTTTTTCACCCAAGAGATAACAAATAAatagtaatgatttttattttgctttaatgtaatttattacaaatttatagtGATGATTCATTAAACTGTCAACTTCGGTTCCAACCGAAAAGattgttacattattatatttgaatgattaaaaatttattaaacattaaaatggTTGCATCGATATATCTTTAAAGttaaagaattttattaaacttttcattatttaagcaaaatatatattcgacggaaaatgttttttaagttAACAACTTTACAAATGGCTCTTTACTTaaagtagaaaaacaaaataaccttcattatttttcttcctctaattGTACTCTTATGAAATCAGCATTGAAAAAAGGTACCAAGCCTTTGAAAAAAAATGCGGGAAGTCTGATGTTTGTAATAAATATTccaataattaacaaaataaaagagaacaaaaataGATCATTAAATTCCTCATTATATTAAAGGTGTTATTAAACAGGGTAAATTAACCTTAATTGTGTGTTATATATCATTTGATATACACACATCTTCACATCTCAAGATTTAACAGTATTATTGATTATAGTTTATGCATTTTCATTAACACGTGTTAGTGGCACCAATACGTGATCCATCATTCATATGTATGCATTAGCCAACATAAATGTTGGAATAATcagttattgtattttattattaaatgcaAATGAATCCCAAAACATGCAACGTTTGGACACAGTATGATAATGCAACCTGCTTTctaaccttttttatttatttattttctctctctatccGTTTACTGCAATTGCAATTCATCTGGTGTTGAAAGACTGTGGGACCCGACAGATTATGTTAAATTAAGTCATGAGTAATGTAAGATGGTGGTtttaattgtactatagtttaaaAGCTCAAATTTCCGATAATAGAAcgtttttgttattaatttgagccagcaaaatttaatttaatgatgtatgaaattaattatatttttgcagAGAAAAAAAGTCAATTATTGTAAATTCATACTTAAATGAAATAAGGATAATCGTCTCTGCtaggtttctatttttgttgaatGTCTCTACTCTGTGCTCTAGTAATTCATCGGTATATAGGAGTGATCAATAGAATACACTTCAACTCAAGTAGGTTTTTAGCAATTCAATAGTGAGTTGAAGTGTGTTTATCTCAAAATTAAACCTTTAAttatagagtttataagaatctgaccaattaatttatctcttaatgatcattaatgtAAACCTTAACTACTTAACAATAGTCGTTGTAAAACTAATAATTACGTTTTAATTCTGTTCAACTATTGTGAGGGGGCTCGAGCAGCCATAAAACACTTTTTTGCACCTTAACCATTCAGTTCTCTCCAATCAATTTGTTACCATATCCGATCGGTCGACTATAAGTCTATAGTAACACACAAATATAAGATATCTAAATTTTAACATCCAATATATTTGGTGCTTAAACGTGTTAATAACTCGAACTCCATTCACGATAATTTGGTCTAGAATTAGCTTCTGGAATCTGAGGTTAAAATCCCTGATTTGGGTTATGTCGTAGGTTAGAAAGATCCTTTGACTCCATCGAAAACTTGTACCcgaaaaagttaattaattaattgattaggTACTAAGCACGCCAAACGAAAATGGTAACCAAATAACCCACCAAGAGAACGGTGGTTGAATCGATCGACTATTAGCTCAGTGATTCCACCattactgttattattattattcgtGTAATGTAAATACAAAGAAGAATAACACGAGATATGagcaatttttaaataattgttttacgCCATCGTTGAAACACTTTTCTAAAGTCGtaatattaatcattaatatagCAGTAAAATTCAGACATTTTCTTCGGCGTTCGGTAGAATCATGGAACAAATTTCTACCACAATTCTACTAAATAAACATTGTTGTTATATTGACCAACGTTGTAGTACTAGTTAGGCACATCAAATTTCGAGA
This DNA window, taken from Vigna radiata var. radiata cultivar VC1973A chromosome 5, Vradiata_ver6, whole genome shotgun sequence, encodes the following:
- the LOC106762707 gene encoding G-type lectin S-receptor-like serine/threonine-protein kinase SD2-5, with product MGKDWSFLHIVGTLFLLCKVCLAANQYTGRISAGGIKGSQMNWIDRNGQFLVSNDGRFSFGFVTTANDTTLFLLSIIHVRASRVVWSANRAVPVANSDNFVFDDKGNAFLQKDGTVVWSTNTSGKGVSSMELSDTGNLVLLGSDNSTVIWQSFGHPTDTLLPTQEFTEGMKLVSNPSTNHLTHILEIKSGIVVLSASFQTPQPYWTMQTDSRRTINQDGDEVASASISGNSWKFYDKGKSLLSQFIFSSGQDSNSTWIAVLGSDGFITFSTLGSGGSNAASETIPEDSCGTPEPCDAYSICTGSKRCSCPSVIPSCKPGFDSPCGGDSGKSIRLVKADDGLDYFALGFLQPFSKTDLAGCQTSCRGNCSCLAMFFQRSSGNCFLLDSVGSFQKPASDPGYVSYIKVSSEGGSGSGSGGGGSGNKHTVVVVIIVLVTFFVICGLVFWGVRYQRRKQRVPESPSDGSEEANFLENLTGMPIRYSYKDLETATNNFSVKLGQGGFGSVYKGVVADGTQIAVKKLESIGQGKKEFRAEVSIIGSIHHLHLVRLKGFCADGSHRLLAYEYMPNGSLDKWIFKKNKGEFLLDWDTRFNIALGTAKGLAYLHEDCDSKIVHCDIKPENVLLDEHFMAKVSDFGLAKLMNREQSHVFTTLRGTRGYLAPEWITNYAISEKSDVYSYGMVLLEIIGGRKNYDPSESSEKSHFPTFAFKMMEEGKVRDIFDSELRIDENDERFQCAIKVALWCIQEDMSMRPSMSRVVQMLEGLCTVPNPPTTSFLGSRLYSAVFKSSSEGATTSSAPSDCNSDAYLSAVRLSGPR